The Flavobacteriales bacterium genome contains the following window.
TGCGGCAACTGCCTCGCGATATCAGCGATCCAATTCCGTGCGGCGCCAACATCGCGGAACGGCTCGTCGTGCACGTACTTCAACACTTCCGGGTCGTTGTTGAGCAGGAAGATGTTCTCCGCATCACGCTCCTCGAGCGCGCGCAACGTCAAGCGGTTGGCGGCGGCGGCGGTCATGGGGCGGGCACGTCTTCGATCCGCATGTACACGGGTTTGCGTTGCGAACGGATGAGGTCGCGTTCCTTGTTGGCGCCTGGACTTTCACCGATCAACAACAGCGCATCGCAGGCACCGATGACGGCAAGGGAGATGTCCATGACGGCCTTGTAGCGATCGGCAACATCGGCGTGTTCCAGGACGGGCAACGCGGCGTTCATACCGATCACAGGCACGTGTCCCAGTTCCAACAGGTGCGCGGCTGCTGCGTTGAGTGCGTCCAGGTTGGCCTGGCGCTGTTCGGCGGTGGGAGCGGAGTAGGGGCCTGCGATGCCGATGATCATGGTTGCTGGGGCTTCATCGATGCAGCCAAGGCTTGAAGAGCTTGTTCAGTGCCGGCAACAGCACGAAGACCATGAGCGGCACCAGGAGAGCGGTCATGATGAGCGTGCGCATGGGTAGCGCAATGCGCTGCAGCTGCGGGCCGAACAGCATGGAGAGCAGCGTGATGCTCGGATAGATGGCCACCCAGATCAGCACCGCGGTCTTCCACTTCGGTGGTGGTTTCATGGCGCGAAGATGCGCGCGCCCGTGTTCACCTCCGCCCGAAGAACTTGCCGATCGGCCCGATCAACCCGCCATGGATGGCACCGTTGCTGGCCACGATCTCTTCGCCGAAGAGCCAGTCGTCACCGCTGCGGAAGTCCGTGACCTGTCCACCAGCCTCTTCCACCAACAGTGCGCCAGCAGCCACGTCCCAAGGATTCAGCCCGTACTCGTAGAACGCCTCGAAACGCCCGCAAGCCACATAAGCAAGGTCCGCAGCCGCGCTGCCCAGGCGCCGTATACCACGGCTACCGTGCATCAACTCGCGCAGCAACTGCATATACTGCGCTTCGCGCCCGAAATCATCGTACGGGAAGCCGGTGGCCAGCAGGCTCTCCTGCAGTGTGTTGCGCGCCGAAACGCGGATGGGAGAACCATTGAGGAATGCACCACCGCCGTGCCACGCTGTGAAGGATTCATTCCGCGTCACTTCCAGGACCACGCCCACCGCCATGCGCTCGCCATCGTGCAGGCCAACGCTGATGCAATAGCACGGGATGCCGTGCACGAAATTGGTGGTGCCGTCCAGCGGGTCGATGATCCAGTTGGCGCCGTTCCTACGCGTGCCGGTTCCTTCCTCGGCGATGAACCCCGCTTCCGGAAGCAACTTTCCGAGGCCTTCCACAAGGCGTTGCTCGGCGCCCTTGTCCACGTAGCTCACCAGGTTGTTGAGGCTCTTGCTCTCCACGCTGGCCTCCGTGAAACGCGCGCTTTCCGTGCGGATGAACTCCGCCACTTGGCCGCACAGCGCCGCGACTTGTTCAGTGAGCAGATGCAGCTCGTTCATGCTTGGCGTTGCGTGACAACCAGATCCATCCGGCAAGCCCAACGAGGAACAACACCGTCGATATGACTTCGGCCTGGGTGATGTCGCCGAGCCATGGCGCGTTCACACGGATCTTTTCTATCCAGAACCGCTCGAAGCCGTTCAACATCAGGTAGAGGCAGAACAGAGTGCCCGGAATGTTCATCCGCTTCCGCACCAACCAAAGCACCACGAAGAAAAGGCCGCAGATGAGCGTCTCATAGAGCGGGGTAGGGTAGACGGGAGGGTCGAGGAAACTACAGTACTTGAAACGGCCATCGGCATCATGGTCCGCGAAGCAGGTGCCGCCAATGATCATGTTACCGCCCACGCCGTTCACGTTGTTCGGGTAGGAGTAGGCCACCATCCACGTCGGCAGGAAGGACGGCGCTTTGAACGCGGCCATCGGCACCTTATCGAGTGAACCGAAATGACGCTCGTAATAGGGTGCGTTCATGCGGATCCGCTCATCGATCTCGCCGGGCATAGCATCAGTGATGGTGCCGTTGCCCACGCTGACGTAGGCGCTGTTGATGATGCCCCAATCACCATCGCCGCTCACTTGGCATCCGATGCGCCCGATGGCGTAGGCGAGCATCAGGCCGGGTGCCGCACTGTCCATGCTCGGCAACACGGGCATGTTGTGTTTGCGGAAGAACCTGATGACCATAAAGCCCGCCACGAGCAGACCGCCGTACATGGTCAAGCCTGTGATGAAGCCTTCGGCGCTGGGTTGCTTCACGAAGCTGATGAAGTCCTCCGGGCTCTCCAGCCAATGGAACACCTTCGCGCCGATCATGCCCCACAGCGCTGCCGTAATGGTGATGCGGCCCACCAACTGGTAGGGGTGTACCTCCACTTCTTCCTCCTTCGGCGCGCCTTTGCCACGCCCACGCCACCACGAATAGCCCACCATCAGTGCGGCCATCGCGAAGCCCACGAACCAGTTCCCTTGTAAGCTGAGCAGGAAGCCCGGCGCGTCGTCGGTCACTTTGCACGAGTCGAGCAGAATGGGCCAGCCCTTCCAGCCGAGAACGAAACCCATGATGCCCGTGCTCACCAGATCACCTGTGCTGGGTGCACCACCGACCAGCGTCTTCGCTTTGGTGCTCTGGTACTGCCCCAGCTTTCCGCGCCGCTTGATCTCCACCGTGAGCGTCCAACTGGCCGCCACGAACGCCAGGGCCACGAAGAACCCGAAGCTGTTGAGGAACTTCAGGAAGCACCATTCGATGCCGGTGAGGTCGTAGAGCGCGTGGTAAAGTGTCGGGTACATCGGTCAGATGGCCGCCAAGGTCGGCACAACTTCGGCGCTGGCGCCGATCATGTGCCCGTCACCGTTGATCCGCTCC
Protein-coding sequences here:
- a CDS encoding DUF4406 domain-containing protein; the encoded protein is MIIGIAGPYSAPTAEQRQANLDALNAAAAHLLELGHVPVIGMNAALPVLEHADVADRYKAVMDISLAVIGACDALLLIGESPGANKERDLIRSQRKPVYMRIEDVPAP
- a CDS encoding inositol monophosphatase, with amino-acid sequence MNELHLLTEQVAALCGQVAEFIRTESARFTEASVESKSLNNLVSYVDKGAEQRLVEGLGKLLPEAGFIAEEGTGTRRNGANWIIDPLDGTTNFVHGIPCYCISVGLHDGERMAVGVVLEVTRNESFTAWHGGGAFLNGSPIRVSARNTLQESLLATGFPYDDFGREAQYMQLLRELMHGSRGIRRLGSAAADLAYVACGRFEAFYEYGLNPWDVAAGALLVEEAGGQVTDFRSGDDWLFGEEIVASNGAIHGGLIGPIGKFFGRR
- a CDS encoding prolipoprotein diacylglyceryl transferase, with protein sequence MYPTLYHALYDLTGIEWCFLKFLNSFGFFVALAFVAASWTLTVEIKRRGKLGQYQSTKAKTLVGGAPSTGDLVSTGIMGFVLGWKGWPILLDSCKVTDDAPGFLLSLQGNWFVGFAMAALMVGYSWWRGRGKGAPKEEEVEVHPYQLVGRITITAALWGMIGAKVFHWLESPEDFISFVKQPSAEGFITGLTMYGGLLVAGFMVIRFFRKHNMPVLPSMDSAAPGLMLAYAIGRIGCQVSGDGDWGIINSAYVSVGNGTITDAMPGEIDERIRMNAPYYERHFGSLDKVPMAAFKAPSFLPTWMVAYSYPNNVNGVGGNMIIGGTCFADHDADGRFKYCSFLDPPVYPTPLYETLICGLFFVVLWLVRKRMNIPGTLFCLYLMLNGFERFWIEKIRVNAPWLGDITQAEVISTVLFLVGLAGWIWLSRNAKHERAASAH